The Halorientalis sp. IM1011 genome window below encodes:
- a CDS encoding LUD domain-containing protein, with protein sequence MSSRRDTADRLRELMETEGDAVAQNTRTVNQLSDYAIQRFDDYEDLRDAARGIKESAIENLPELLDQVTEAVEENGGQVHVAQTAADANRIVEGIMADREAEKLVKSKSMTTEEIDVNDHLESAGYEVVETDLGEYVIQIADEAPSHLIGPAMHRSPEDIAELFNSEFDLEADLTGDPNELTEFARERVGEHIREADVGMTGANFVVAESGTLMLVTNEGNARKTAVTPDTHVAVAGIEKLVPSLADLQPFTELIAKTGTGQDITSYVSLLSPPVDSPIPDFEADEMRPADEREFHLVLLDNGRMGMREDDDLRETLYCIRCGACSNACSNFQAVGGHGFGGETYTGGIGTGWEAGVHGLQSADEMNDLCTGCSRCEPKCPVEIDIPWINTVVRDRINREAEGDEFDFLVEGLTPDEEPAGLDLQKRLFGNIGTLAKTGSLAPGLVNTVAGSRPGKWVLEQAFGVDPRRDLPEFAEETLREWYGARGAQVTDPDRDVVLYPDVYTDYFDPERGKAAIRTLESLGVRVHVPAVPESGRAPLSQGMIETARERAESVHGALVTHVDDGRDVVVIEPSDLAMFRRDYGKLLPERSAERLSENSYDVMEYVYGLLDNGADAEGLDAPGDDGDADIAYHSHCQQRTMGVDEYTESVLSDLGYSVRTSDVECCGMAGSFGYKSEYYEVSMDVGDHLRDDLGEVEGATLTASGTSCQEQLDVLYEREVPHPIELIAPR encoded by the coding sequence ATGAGCTCTCGCCGCGACACCGCCGACCGCCTGCGGGAACTGATGGAGACCGAGGGCGACGCCGTCGCACAGAACACCCGAACGGTGAATCAGCTCTCGGACTACGCCATCCAGCGGTTCGACGACTACGAGGACCTGCGCGACGCGGCCCGTGGGATCAAGGAGTCGGCCATCGAGAACCTGCCCGAACTCCTCGATCAGGTCACCGAGGCCGTCGAGGAAAACGGCGGGCAGGTCCACGTCGCCCAGACGGCCGCGGACGCGAACCGGATCGTCGAGGGGATCATGGCCGACCGGGAGGCAGAGAAACTGGTCAAGAGCAAGTCGATGACGACCGAGGAGATCGACGTGAACGACCACCTCGAATCGGCGGGCTACGAGGTGGTCGAGACCGACCTCGGCGAGTACGTCATCCAGATCGCGGACGAAGCACCGTCCCACCTGATCGGGCCGGCGATGCACCGCTCGCCCGAGGACATCGCCGAGCTGTTCAACAGCGAGTTCGACCTCGAGGCGGACCTCACCGGCGACCCCAACGAACTCACCGAGTTCGCCCGCGAACGGGTGGGCGAGCACATCCGCGAGGCCGACGTGGGCATGACGGGCGCGAACTTCGTCGTCGCTGAGTCGGGGACGCTGATGCTCGTCACGAACGAGGGCAACGCCCGGAAGACGGCGGTGACGCCGGACACCCACGTCGCCGTCGCGGGAATCGAGAAGCTCGTCCCCAGCCTCGCGGACCTCCAGCCGTTCACCGAGCTGATCGCCAAGACCGGCACAGGACAGGACATCACCTCGTACGTCTCCCTGCTCTCGCCGCCCGTCGACTCCCCGATCCCGGACTTCGAGGCCGACGAGATGCGGCCGGCCGACGAGCGGGAGTTCCACCTCGTCCTGCTGGACAACGGCCGGATGGGGATGCGCGAGGACGACGACCTCCGGGAGACGCTGTACTGCATCCGGTGTGGGGCCTGCTCGAACGCCTGCTCGAACTTCCAGGCGGTCGGCGGCCACGGCTTCGGCGGGGAGACCTACACCGGCGGCATCGGCACCGGCTGGGAGGCCGGGGTCCACGGCCTCCAGAGTGCAGACGAGATGAACGACCTCTGTACCGGCTGTTCGCGCTGTGAACCGAAGTGTCCGGTCGAGATCGACATCCCGTGGATCAACACGGTCGTCCGCGATCGGATCAACCGCGAGGCCGAGGGAGACGAGTTCGACTTCCTCGTCGAGGGGCTGACACCCGACGAGGAACCCGCCGGGCTGGACCTCCAGAAGCGACTGTTCGGCAATATCGGGACGCTGGCGAAAACCGGTTCGCTCGCGCCCGGCCTGGTCAACACCGTCGCCGGGAGCCGTCCGGGGAAGTGGGTGCTGGAGCAGGCCTTCGGCGTCGACCCGCGCCGCGACCTCCCCGAGTTTGCCGAGGAGACGCTTCGGGAGTGGTACGGGGCCCGAGGCGCGCAGGTGACCGACCCCGACCGGGACGTGGTGCTGTACCCCGACGTGTACACGGACTACTTCGACCCCGAACGCGGAAAGGCCGCGATCCGGACGCTGGAATCCCTCGGCGTCCGGGTTCACGTCCCCGCCGTCCCGGAGAGCGGGCGGGCCCCACTGTCTCAGGGGATGATCGAGACGGCCCGCGAGCGGGCCGAGTCGGTCCACGGCGCGCTGGTGACCCACGTCGACGACGGGCGGGACGTGGTGGTGATAGAGCCCAGCGACCTGGCGATGTTCCGCCGGGACTACGGGAAACTCCTGCCCGAGCGCTCTGCTGAACGACTGTCCGAGAACAGCTACGACGTGATGGAGTACGTCTACGGCTTGCTGGACAACGGAGCCGACGCGGAGGGGCTAGACGCGCCGGGCGACGACGGCGACGCCGACATCGCCTACCACAGCCACTGCCAGCAGCGGACGATGGGCGTCGACGAGTACACGGAGTCCGTCCTGTCGGATCTGGGGTATAGCGTCCGCACCTCCGACGTGGAGTGTTGCGGGATGGCGGGGAGTTTCGGCTACAAGAGCGAGTACTACGAGGTCAGCATGGACGTGGGCGACCACCTCCGGGACGACCTCGGCGAGGTCGAGGGGGCGACGCTGACCGCCAGCGGCACCTCCTGTCAGGAGCAACTCGACGTGCTCTACGAGCGCGAGGTGCCCCATCCGATCGAACTGATCGCACCACGGTAG
- a CDS encoding metallophosphoesterase: MPPDADDRVYYVISDLHIGGDEQLGEVDFLAELLDFLERLERTDEDAELVINGDAFGLWEMTTVEGTAKFDLLVETYPRLFEQLRVTGENIAITLVPGNHDHELAAYDEYVERFAEYNVDLVQDQSVTRRVGDSVVYFEHGHQRDPNNRIDDWGNPHASPLGYYYNTLVTSRAGQLSDRGRYNWLKDVQAVTPTERMPVWLLSKYFYLEMNPLLRYALVPFLLLFNISAVLAVLAGLSVAGIWSAPIEWGTTFLGQFGRAGTALWFLLAVNVTIAGLLLLVGVPLYFLRRDVRKTIERFGVFETSITVDAEGPYEEAAREIFDANPETAVFCYGHTHRPGIKEVDGGVLANSGTWLKRLHRRDGIIGVLPPVFYPSYQLCAIRIAAESDAVAVEYEEIQKASPSPEELTLTERLLTVGRKPDTDLPDRTVVPNKGTDGTEATPEAAE, from the coding sequence GTGCCTCCCGACGCCGACGACCGGGTCTACTACGTGATCAGCGACCTCCACATCGGGGGTGACGAGCAACTGGGCGAGGTCGACTTTCTGGCGGAACTACTGGACTTTCTCGAACGCCTGGAGCGAACCGACGAGGACGCCGAACTCGTGATCAACGGCGACGCCTTCGGCCTCTGGGAGATGACGACGGTCGAGGGGACGGCGAAGTTCGACCTGCTGGTCGAGACGTACCCGCGGCTGTTCGAACAGTTGCGCGTGACCGGCGAAAATATCGCGATTACGCTGGTGCCGGGCAACCACGACCACGAACTCGCCGCCTACGACGAGTACGTCGAGCGATTCGCCGAGTACAACGTCGACCTCGTCCAGGACCAGTCCGTCACGCGACGGGTCGGCGACAGCGTCGTGTACTTCGAACACGGGCACCAGCGGGACCCGAACAACCGGATCGACGACTGGGGGAATCCACACGCCTCGCCGCTGGGGTACTACTACAACACGCTCGTGACGAGTCGGGCGGGCCAGCTCTCGGACCGCGGGCGGTACAACTGGCTGAAGGACGTGCAGGCGGTCACGCCGACCGAACGGATGCCGGTGTGGCTGCTCTCGAAGTACTTCTACCTGGAGATGAACCCGCTCCTGCGGTACGCGCTGGTCCCCTTCCTGCTCCTGTTCAACATCAGCGCCGTCCTCGCAGTGCTGGCGGGCCTGTCGGTGGCCGGGATCTGGTCGGCCCCGATCGAATGGGGAACCACGTTCCTCGGCCAGTTCGGCAGGGCTGGGACCGCTCTCTGGTTCCTGCTCGCGGTCAACGTGACCATCGCCGGCCTGCTCCTGCTCGTGGGTGTCCCGCTGTACTTCCTTCGACGGGACGTACGCAAGACCATCGAACGATTCGGGGTCTTCGAGACCTCGATCACGGTCGACGCCGAAGGCCCGTACGAGGAAGCCGCCCGCGAGATCTTCGATGCGAACCCCGAGACCGCCGTCTTCTGCTACGGTCACACCCACCGTCCCGGAATCAAGGAGGTGGACGGCGGTGTGCTGGCCAACAGCGGCACGTGGCTCAAGCGCCTCCACCGCCGTGACGGTATCATCGGCGTCCTTCCACCAGTTTTCTACCCGTCCTACCAGCTCTGTGCGATCCGGATCGCCGCCGAATCGGACGCCGTCGCCGTCGAGTACGAGGAGATCCAGAAGGCAAGTCCGAGTCCCGAGGAACTCACGCTGACCGAACGGTTGCTCACTGTGGGTCGGAAACCGGACACCGACCTCCCGGATCGGACGGTCGTCCCGAACAAAGGGACGGACGGGACCGAAGCGACCCCGGAAGCGGCCGAGTAG
- a CDS encoding PRC-barrel domain-containing protein, whose translation MDGPTQEITALVGREVYSSNGVFVGEVEDVRLDLDDVQVTGLALHEINHDLFGERARGNRGVILPYDWVQAVGDVVLVSDIIERLRTPEEEQEEEITA comes from the coding sequence ATGGACGGACCAACGCAGGAAATTACCGCACTGGTGGGGCGAGAAGTGTATTCGAGCAACGGTGTCTTCGTCGGTGAAGTCGAGGACGTGCGGCTCGATCTCGACGACGTGCAGGTCACGGGGCTGGCCCTCCACGAGATCAATCACGACCTCTTCGGCGAGCGCGCCCGCGGCAACCGCGGCGTCATCCTCCCCTACGACTGGGTGCAGGCAGTCGGGGACGTGGTGCTCGTCAGCGACATCATCGAACGGCTCCGGACGCCCGAAGAAGAGCAGGAAGAAGAGATCACGGCCTGA
- a CDS encoding DHH family phosphoesterase — protein MSSAITMASMSTYAILGCGSVGHAVAEELETEGKDVLILDKDEGRVEALRDQDLDARTADIREASTAETIDDRDVLLILSSDVEANMAAVENVRERDGEQFIVARASDPVSADELTEAGADVVINPSAVIADSALRALETGELEYKATQLADVIEATDERMAILIHRSPDPDSIASAAALQLIADSLDVEADIIYQGEIGHQENRAFVNLLGIELQQRTDVDLDDYDTFAVVDHAKGGEPEVDHEVDVVIDHFEPEHDHDADFVDVRPNVSATSTILTKYIQELDLSLDGNVATALLYGIRAETLDFKRDTTPADLTAAAYLYPFADHDTLEQVESPSMSPETLDVLAEAIRNREVKGSHLISNAGFIRDRDALSQAAQHLLNLEGITTTAVFALADDTIYLAARSKDIRMDIGAVLEDAFEDIGETAGHSTDASAEIPLGIFTGIETNEDNRDTLLELTEQAVKQKLFQAMGVDGSEGGSNGS, from the coding sequence ATGAGCAGCGCCATTACGATGGCCTCGATGTCTACGTATGCGATTCTTGGCTGTGGGAGTGTGGGGCACGCGGTCGCCGAAGAACTGGAGACGGAAGGCAAAGACGTCCTCATCCTCGACAAAGACGAAGGCCGCGTCGAGGCACTCCGCGACCAGGACCTCGACGCACGCACCGCCGACATCCGCGAAGCGTCGACCGCCGAGACCATCGACGACCGGGACGTCCTTCTGATCCTCTCCTCTGACGTCGAGGCCAACATGGCCGCCGTCGAGAACGTCCGCGAACGCGACGGCGAACAGTTCATCGTCGCCCGTGCGTCCGACCCCGTCTCCGCGGACGAACTCACCGAAGCCGGTGCCGACGTGGTCATCAACCCCTCCGCCGTCATCGCCGACTCCGCGCTCCGCGCGCTGGAGACCGGCGAACTGGAGTACAAGGCCACTCAGCTCGCCGACGTCATCGAAGCCACCGACGAGCGCATGGCCATCCTCATCCACCGGAGTCCCGACCCCGACTCCATCGCCAGCGCCGCCGCGCTCCAGTTGATCGCCGACAGCCTCGACGTCGAAGCCGACATCATCTATCAGGGCGAGATCGGCCATCAGGAGAACCGCGCGTTCGTCAACCTGCTCGGGATCGAACTCCAGCAGCGGACAGACGTGGATCTCGACGACTACGACACCTTCGCCGTCGTCGACCACGCCAAGGGCGGCGAGCCAGAGGTCGATCACGAGGTCGACGTGGTCATCGACCACTTCGAGCCCGAACACGACCACGACGCCGACTTCGTCGACGTCCGCCCCAACGTCTCCGCCACCTCGACCATCCTCACCAAGTACATCCAGGAACTCGACCTGAGCCTCGACGGGAACGTCGCGACCGCCCTCCTCTACGGCATCCGCGCCGAGACGCTCGATTTCAAACGCGACACCACGCCCGCCGATCTGACTGCCGCGGCCTACCTCTATCCGTTCGCCGACCACGACACGCTCGAACAGGTCGAATCCCCCTCGATGTCACCCGAGACGCTGGACGTGCTCGCCGAGGCCATCCGCAACCGCGAGGTCAAGGGCTCGCATCTCATCTCCAACGCCGGGTTCATCCGCGACCGCGACGCGCTCTCACAGGCCGCCCAGCACCTCCTGAATCTGGAGGGCATCACCACGACCGCCGTGTTCGCGCTGGCCGACGACACGATCTATCTGGCCGCTCGCTCGAAGGACATCCGGATGGACATCGGCGCAGTGCTAGAGGACGCTTTCGAGGACATCGGCGAGACCGCCGGCCACTCGACGGACGCCAGCGCAGAGATTCCGCTGGGCATCTTCACCGGGATCGAGACCAACGAGGACAACCGCGACACCCTGCTGGAACTCACCGAACAGGCCGTCAAGCAAAAACTCTTCCAGGCGATGGGCGTCGACGGGAGCGAAGGCGGTAGTAACGGGAGCTAA
- a CDS encoding sorbosone dehydrogenase family protein encodes MTRRRDLLRVGAAAVGGALAGCSFLESNTQPSESVGTEQVAAGFTAPLGMETVGDGRFLIADQTGQVYPVDSDGRREEPVLDLTDRMVELNPGYDERGLLGIATGPNFAERRRLFVRYSAPLRSEMPDGYSHTFVLSSFAVDENLRADPSSERIVLEIPEPQANHNAGSVTFGPDGFLYVGVGDGGGGNDVGQGHVSDWYDRNDGGNGQDMTENLLGSILRIDVREGAGGNGRAYGIPDDNPLVGRDGLAEQYAWGFRNPWRFSFTDGRFFVADVGQNRFEEVNVVERGGNYGWNVREGAHCFSTDDPGSPPANCPTETDDGEPLEDPILEYSHEGNGVSGISVIGGYYYTGGIGPLSERYVFGDYQAEGTIFTASEPDDGGLWNLSRVELVTGSGEGPGQYLLAFGRDTDGELYVLTTDSGGPQGSSGAVHRLVAV; translated from the coding sequence ATGACACGCAGACGGGATCTGCTCCGGGTGGGTGCGGCCGCGGTTGGTGGGGCACTGGCGGGGTGTTCGTTCTTGGAGAGCAACACGCAGCCGTCGGAGTCGGTCGGGACCGAGCAGGTAGCGGCCGGATTTACCGCGCCACTGGGGATGGAGACGGTCGGAGACGGTCGCTTTCTGATCGCCGACCAGACAGGACAGGTGTATCCGGTGGATTCGGACGGGCGGCGCGAAGAGCCAGTACTGGACCTCACAGATCGAATGGTCGAGCTGAATCCCGGCTACGACGAGCGTGGACTGTTGGGGATTGCGACGGGACCGAACTTCGCTGAGCGGCGGCGACTGTTCGTCCGGTACAGTGCCCCGCTCCGGTCGGAGATGCCCGACGGATACAGTCACACGTTCGTCCTGTCGTCGTTCGCGGTGGACGAGAACCTGCGGGCGGATCCGTCGAGCGAGCGAATCGTGCTGGAGATTCCCGAGCCACAGGCGAACCACAACGCCGGATCGGTCACCTTCGGGCCGGACGGATTCCTCTACGTCGGGGTCGGTGACGGCGGTGGCGGCAACGACGTGGGACAGGGCCACGTCTCGGACTGGTACGACCGTAACGACGGCGGCAACGGGCAAGACATGACCGAGAACCTCCTGGGGAGTATCCTCCGGATCGACGTGCGCGAGGGTGCGGGCGGGAACGGGCGGGCGTACGGGATCCCCGACGACAACCCACTGGTCGGGCGAGACGGCCTTGCCGAACAGTACGCCTGGGGCTTTCGCAACCCCTGGCGGTTCTCCTTCACCGACGGACGGTTCTTCGTCGCGGACGTGGGGCAGAATCGGTTCGAGGAGGTCAACGTCGTCGAGCGGGGCGGCAACTACGGGTGGAACGTCCGGGAAGGGGCCCACTGTTTCAGCACGGACGATCCGGGGTCGCCGCCGGCGAACTGTCCCACCGAGACCGACGACGGAGAACCGCTGGAAGATCCGATACTCGAATATTCCCACGAAGGTAACGGTGTCAGTGGGATCTCTGTCATCGGTGGTTACTACTACACTGGCGGCATCGGACCACTCTCCGAGCGGTACGTATTCGGCGATTATCAGGCGGAGGGGACGATCTTCACCGCCAGTGAACCCGACGACGGTGGGCTCTGGAACCTGTCGCGAGTAGAACTGGTGACCGGGAGCGGCGAGGGTCCCGGGCAGTATCTGCTGGCGTTCGGTCGCGATACCGACGGCGAGCTGTACGTGCTGACGACCGACAGCGGCGGGCCACAGGGGAGTTCCGGCGCCGTCCATCGGCTCGTGGCGGTCTGA
- the guaB gene encoding IMP dehydrogenase → MANDNEFFSEKLRVPEALTFDDVLLRPKESRVEPDEADTATRVSKNVELTVPVLSAAMDTVTESDMAIAMARQGGLGVLHQNMTVDEMVTEVERIKRADELIIRDVVTANPDQTVQDVDEMMERAGVSGAPVVDEDDEVLGIISGTDIRPYLEVGERDEVGEAMTDEVITAPEDVTAREALELMYDHKIERVPIVDDADRLVGLVTMQGILQRRQYDDAARDENGKLRAGVAVGPHDTERATAADAAGADVLFIDCAHAHNRNVIESARDIKDRVEADVVVGNIGTREAAEAVVDFADGVKVGIGPGSICTTRVVTGSGMPQITAVAQVADVASQQDVPVIADGGIRYSGDAIKAIAAGADAVMLGSYFAGTDEAPGRVITMNGKKYKQYRGMGSVGAMQSGGGERYLKEEDEDEEFVPEGVEAATPYQGPLEDELHQLVGGMQSGMGYVGAETIPEFKERAEFVRVSSAGQQESHPHDVVITDEAPNYSPEE, encoded by the coding sequence ATGGCGAACGACAACGAGTTCTTCTCGGAGAAACTCCGGGTTCCGGAGGCGCTGACGTTCGACGACGTACTCCTGCGACCGAAGGAGAGTCGCGTCGAACCGGACGAGGCGGACACGGCGACGCGGGTGTCGAAAAACGTCGAGCTCACCGTGCCAGTTCTCTCGGCCGCGATGGACACCGTCACCGAGAGCGACATGGCTATCGCAATGGCCCGGCAGGGCGGACTGGGGGTCCTCCACCAGAACATGACCGTCGACGAGATGGTCACCGAAGTCGAGCGCATCAAACGCGCCGACGAACTGATCATCCGCGACGTGGTTACGGCCAACCCGGACCAGACGGTCCAGGATGTCGACGAGATGATGGAGCGGGCGGGCGTCTCCGGCGCCCCGGTCGTCGACGAGGACGACGAAGTGCTGGGGATCATCTCCGGCACCGACATCCGGCCGTACCTGGAGGTCGGCGAGCGCGACGAGGTGGGCGAGGCTATGACCGACGAGGTCATCACGGCCCCCGAGGACGTGACCGCCCGCGAAGCGCTCGAACTGATGTACGACCACAAGATCGAGCGCGTCCCCATCGTCGACGATGCGGACCGGCTCGTCGGACTGGTGACGATGCAGGGCATCCTCCAGCGCCGCCAGTACGACGACGCCGCCCGCGACGAGAACGGCAAACTCCGCGCCGGCGTCGCCGTCGGTCCCCACGACACCGAACGCGCGACTGCCGCCGACGCCGCCGGTGCCGACGTGCTCTTCATCGACTGCGCTCACGCCCACAACCGCAACGTCATCGAGAGCGCCCGCGACATCAAAGACCGCGTCGAGGCCGACGTGGTCGTCGGCAACATCGGCACCCGCGAGGCCGCCGAAGCCGTCGTCGACTTCGCCGACGGCGTCAAGGTGGGCATCGGCCCCGGGTCGATCTGTACTACCCGCGTCGTCACCGGGTCCGGGATGCCCCAGATCACCGCCGTCGCGCAGGTCGCCGACGTGGCCAGCCAGCAGGACGTGCCCGTCATCGCCGACGGCGGCATCCGCTACTCCGGGGACGCGATCAAGGCAATCGCGGCCGGCGCGGACGCCGTGATGCTCGGCTCCTACTTCGCCGGCACCGACGAGGCACCGGGCCGAGTCATCACGATGAACGGCAAGAAGTACAAGCAGTACCGCGGCATGGGAAGCGTCGGCGCGATGCAGTCCGGCGGGGGCGAACGCTACCTCAAGGAGGAAGACGAAGACGAGGAGTTCGTCCCCGAGGGCGTCGAGGCCGCCACGCCGTATCAGGGCCCCCTCGAAGACGAACTTCACCAGCTCGTCGGCGGCATGCAAAGCGGGATGGGCTACGTCGGCGCCGAGACCATCCCGGAGTTCAAAGAGCGCGCGGAGTTCGTTCGCGTCTCCTCGGCCGGCCAGCAGGAGAGTCACCCCCACGACGTGGTCATCACCGACGAAGCGCCGAACTACAGCCCCGAAGAGTAG
- a CDS encoding DUF5794 domain-containing protein — MSQSQHPVALRIEQRVGGATRLLATVMCLPLLDGIFPALVLAGALSDPTGILEVGLLIFGGSATVAVILADMDGSPREQAKSILLVGSVVVVGAVVEAALAPTIAGFLDLAVFERFAGLVILAVAAQTASARIGDYLPRPAIIIALGLVASVDPSGAGLVVQLDPDLMLRAAAAALVAVVFALHLALFGPWLRGIVDIDRFRFGSAVALGVLPLGLFGLVPGDAPLALAVLGMTFLFAFDPQDAVADLRSDDEGEDDDDDYEPVGPASADTVAEEDHAPWL, encoded by the coding sequence ATGAGCCAGTCTCAGCACCCGGTCGCACTCCGTATCGAGCAGCGCGTGGGTGGTGCGACGCGCCTGCTCGCGACCGTCATGTGTCTGCCCCTGCTGGACGGCATCTTCCCCGCGCTCGTCCTCGCGGGTGCGCTGTCCGACCCGACCGGCATCCTCGAGGTCGGGCTGCTGATCTTCGGCGGGAGCGCGACCGTCGCGGTCATCCTCGCGGACATGGACGGCTCCCCCAGAGAGCAGGCGAAATCCATCCTGCTCGTCGGGAGCGTCGTGGTCGTCGGTGCCGTGGTCGAGGCGGCGCTGGCCCCGACCATCGCCGGGTTCCTCGACCTCGCGGTGTTCGAGCGGTTCGCCGGCCTCGTCATCCTCGCCGTGGCGGCCCAGACCGCCAGCGCCCGGATCGGTGACTACCTGCCCCGCCCGGCGATCATCATCGCACTCGGGCTGGTGGCCAGCGTAGATCCCTCGGGTGCGGGGCTGGTCGTCCAGCTCGACCCCGACCTGATGCTGCGAGCGGCCGCCGCGGCGCTCGTCGCCGTCGTCTTCGCGCTCCACCTGGCCCTCTTCGGCCCGTGGCTGCGGGGCATCGTCGACATCGACCGGTTCCGGTTCGGGAGCGCCGTTGCCCTCGGTGTCCTCCCGCTGGGTCTGTTCGGTCTGGTGCCCGGCGACGCGCCGCTGGCACTCGCGGTACTTGGGATGACCTTCCTGTTCGCGTTCGATCCCCAGGACGCGGTGGCGGACCTCCGGTCGGACGACGAGGGCGAAGACGATGACGACGACTACGAGCCCGTCGGCCCGGCGAGCGCCGACACCGTCGCGGAGGAAGACCACGCGCCCTGGTTGTGA